The genomic segment TACCAAGCGTGACGACGTTGAGCGTGGTCAGGTACTGGCTAAGCCCGGTTCTATCACTCCTCACACCAAGTTCGAGTCTGAAGTCTACGTGCTGAGCAAGGATGAGGGTGGTCGTCACACTCCGTTCTTCAAGGGCTACCGTCCTCAGTTCTACTTCCGTACCACTGACATCACCGGTTCTTGCGAACTGCCTGAGGGTGTTGAGATGGTAATGCCCGGCGATAACGTTCAGATGACCGTTACCCTGATCGCGCCGGTAGCAATGGACGAAGGTCTGCGTTTCGCTATCCGTGAGGNGGTAATCGAGTAAGTTAAGTTGTATGGGAGGGCGTTGCCCTCCCGCTCTACAGGCCAGTAGTTCAATTGGTAGAGCACCGGTCTCCAAAACCGGGGGTTGGGGGTTCGATTCCCTCCTGGCCTGCCATATTTTAGTGTGATTCCTTGGGTGTACTCCTTTTATGGCAGCAAAACTGGAAACTGAAAACGTAAGCCGTTTCGATGGTCTTAAGTGGCTGGTTGTTGTGGCTATTGTGGGCTTGGGCGCTTACGGGAATCAGCACTACGCGGAGGAGTCTCTTCTCTATCGCGTTTTGGCGCTTCTTGTGATGGCGGCCCTGGCTATGTTTGTGGCTGTTCAGACGGCAAAAGGGCGCGCTGCTTTTACGCTGTTGAAGGAGTCTCGCACCGAGGTTCGTCGAGTTGTATGGCCAACACGCCAGGAGACGACCCAGACTACCCTGATTGTGGTGGCTGCGGTTTTGGTGGTTGGTTTGCTGTTGTGGGGACTTGATTCCCTGCTGAGCTGGGTTATTAACCTGTTGATTGGGTAGGAGCGTTGCAAATGGCTCAAAGATGGTATGTTGTGCACGCCTATTCCGGTTACGAGAAGCAGGTGATGCGCTCAATTAAAGAGCGCATCGAGCGCCATGAGATGCAGGACCAGTTTGGTGAGGTTTTGGTTCCTGTGGAAGAAGTGGTTGAGATGCGTGCCGGCCAGAAGCGCAAGAGCGAGCGCAAGTTTTTTCCTGGCTACGTTCTTGTGCAGATGGAGATGAATGATGACACTTGGCACCTGATCAAGGATACGCCACGTGTTATGGGCTTTATCGGTGGTACTGCTGATAAGCCGGCTCCAATTACTGAAAAAGAGGCAAATGCCATCCTGCGTCGAGTAGAAGATGGTATTGAAAAGCCCAAGCCCAAAACGCTGTTTGAGCCGGGTGAAATGGTACGTGTTATTGACGGGCCTTTTGCCGACTTTAATGGTGTGGTTGAGCAGGTGAATTATGAGAAGAGCAGGCTGCATGTTGCGGTTCTGATCTTTGGTCGCTCTACGCCGGTAGAGCTCGAGTTTGGCCAGGTAGAGAAGAGCTAAGCTCGTCAAAAAGTTGTGTACCCTGCACCGCTGTAGCGGTGCGGGGTTGTGTCGTCTGATGTAAGTCAGATGTGTTGAGCGGGGAGCCGTAAGGCGTTTGTACCCATTGTTGAGGTAATTATGGCTAAGAAAATTCAGGCATATATCAAGCTGCAGGTTGCTGCAGGACAAGCTAACCCCAGTCCGCCCGTGGGTCCTGCCCTGGGTCAGCACGGTGTTAACATCATGGAGTTTTGTAAGGCGTTCAACGCCAAGACTCAGGGTGTTGAGCCCGGTCTGCCGACTCCGGTAGTTATCACTGTTTATGCAGATCGTAGCTTCACTTTCGAGACCAAGACGCCTCCTGCTGCCGTTCTGCTGCTGAAGGCTGCCAAGGTGAAGAAGGGTTCTGGTCGTCCCAACACTGAAAAAGTGGGCACCGTTACCCGTGAGCAGCTCGAAGAGATCGCCAAGACCAAAGAACCTGATCTGACTGCTGCCGATATGGATGCAGCTGTACGCACCATCGCGGGTACCGCCCGTAGCATGGGTCTGAACGTGGAGGGCGTGTAAATGGCCAAGTTGACTAAGCGCGCCAAGGCGATTCGCGAAAAGGTAGATGCCACCAAGCAGTACCCACTAGCTGACGCCGTGGCTCTGTTGACCGAACTGTCTGCTGTCAAGTTCACCGAGTCGGTTGATGTTTCTGTCAACCTGGGCGTTGATCCCCGTAAATCCGACCAGGTGGTTCGTGGCGCAACTGTGCTGCCCGCCGGTACTGGTAAGGATGTTCGCGTTGCTGTGTTCACCCAGGGTGCTAACGCCGAAGCGGCTAAAGAAGCCGGAGCTGACATCGTTGGTATGGATGACCTGGCAGAGCAGGTTAAAGCCGGAAACCTGGACTTCGATGTCGTTATCGCCTCTCCGGATGCGATGCGCGTTGTCGGTATGCTGGGACAGATTCTGGGTCCCCGTGGCCTGATGCCTAACCCGAAGGTAGGTACCGTGACCCCTGATGTTGCTACCGCTGTTCGCAACGCCAAGGCTGGTCAGGTTCGTTACCGTACTGACAAGAACGGTATCATCCATGCCGGCGTGGGTAAGATTGGCTTCGCCGCCGATGCGATCAAGCAAAACCTGGACGCACTGCTGATTGACCTGAAAAAGGCCAAGCCTGCTTCCGCCAAAGGTGTTTATGTGAAGAAAATCACCCTGTCCACTACCATGGGCCCGGGTTTGGTTATTGACCAGTCTTCACTCGATTTTTAATTACGGCGTTTCGCTGTAATCGATCTTTGGGGCTCTCGCCATTGGCGGGAGCTGTCAAAGACCGCAGGTGCCGAAAGGCTTAATCCACCGCCTGCGCAGATGGTGTGACCCCGATTCAGATTTCTGAGTTGCCGCACCGATTGGATGACCCCTAGGGGTCTTTGTTAAACCAACTGGAGTAAATCCGTGGCTTTAGGACTAGAAGACAAAAAAGCGATTGTTGCCGAAGTCCAGGAAGCTGCTCAGAGTGCTCTGTCAGCGGTTGTTGCCGATTCCCGTGGCGTAACCGTTACTGACATGACTGCACTGCGTGCCCAGGCTCGTGAGAATGGCATTTGGTTGAAAGTCGTTCGTAACACCCTGGCTCGTCGTGCAGTTGAAGGCACTGCCTTCGAATGCCTCACCGAGACATTTGTAGGTCCTACCCTGATCGCGTTTTCTAAAGAGCATCCCGGCGCCGCTGCACGCGTGCTGTCCGATTTTGCAAAGGAAAACAAAGCGTTTGAGGTAAAAGCAGCAGCTTTTGAGGGCGAGTTGGCTGATGTGGCTGTATTGGCCAAACTGCCGACTTACGAAGAAGCGATCGCGCGCCTGATGAGCGTAATGAAAGAAGCAGCAGCAGGAAAGCTGGTTCGTACCATTGCCGCCATCCGCGACCAAAAAGCAGAGCAAGCTGCCTGATATCCCGATACGGGATGGCCGCTTGAAGCAGATTAACGAGCATTACGCTCAATACGTTTAGGAATAGAGAAATGGCTCTTACTAAAGAAGATATCATCAACGCTGTAGCAGAAATGTCTGTAAAAGACGTTGTTGAACTGATCGAAGCAATGGAAGAGAAGTTTGGTGTTAGCGCTGCAGCTGCTGTTGCTGTTGCCTCTGCCGACGCTGGCGGTGCTGCTGCTGAAGAGCAGACCGAGTTTGACGTAGTCCTGACCAGCGCTGGCGACAAGAAAGTCAACGTTATCAAGGCTGTTCGTGCTATCACCGGTCTTGGCCTGAAAGAAGCCAAGGCAATGGTCGACGGTGCACCTTCTACTGTTAAGGAAGGCGCCAGCAAGGACGACGCTGAAGACGCTAAGAAGCAGCTTGAAGAAGCAGGCGCCCAGGTTGAGATCAAGTAATCGCTTGTGATCACCAAAAGCCTGATTTTTTAATTGGTGCTTATGGCTGGTGCCCTGTTTTGGGCGCCGGCCTTTTTCCGTTGTAAGTCCAGTGGTTTCACTGGAGTTACTTCGGGCCTCGAAGAGGCAGGATAGCTGTAACGGTTTTGGGGCGATACAACGCTCTGTTGAGAAATTCGATAGTCCGATGTCGCGAACTGATCGAATCGATTCGCTAGGTGGCTAAGCTGGGGAACATTGATGGCTTACTCGTACACTGAGAAAAAACGCATCCGCAAGGATTTCAGCAAACTACCGCATGTCATGGACGTGCCCTATTTGCTGGCTATCCAGTTGGATTCCTATCGCAACTTTTTACAAACCGGTGCCTCTCAGGAGGAGATGGCTGAGCGTGGCTTGCACGCTGCTTTCAAAACCGTGTTTCCTATCGTCAGCTATTCCGGCAGCGCCGCGCTGGAGTATGTAGGCTACCGCTTAGGTGAGCCTGTATTTGACGTCAAGGAGTGCCAACTTCGCGGAGTGACCTTCTCGGCACCTCTGCGGGTGAAGGTTCGCCTGATCATTTACGACAAGGAGTCCTCCAACAAGGCGATCAAGGACATCAAGGAGCAGGAAGTGTACATGGGGGAGATCCCCCTGATGACCGAAAACGGTACCTTCGTGATCAATGGTACCGAGCGCGTTATCGTGTCTCAGCTTCACCGCTCTCCCGGTGTGTTCTTTAGCCATGATGGCGGTAAGACCCACTCCTCTGGCAAGCTGCTGTACAACGCGCGCGTGATCCCCTACCGTGGCTCCTGGTTGGACTTCGAGTTTGACCCCAAGGACCTCGTTTTTGCCCGTATCGACCGTCGCCGCAAGCTGCCAGCGACTGTGCTGCTGCGCGCACTGGGCCTCTCCTCCGAAGAGATCCTGCAGATCTTCTTCGAGACCACTCAATTCGTACTCAGCGAGTCCGGTGTCAGCATGGAGCTGGTGCCTGAGCGTCTGCGTGGTGAAGCCGCCAGTTTCGATATTAAAGACAAGAGTGGCAAGGTGGTTGTAGAGCAGGGTCGTCGTATTACCGCTCGTCACATCGCACAGCTGGCCAAATCCAAGATCGCACGACTGGACTCTCCGATGGAGTACCTGTTGGGCAAGCGCCTGGCGCGTACCCTGGTCGACAAAGCCAGCGGTGAGATTCTGTTCGAATGCAACACAGAAATCACCCTTGAAGTGATTGAGACCTTGCGCGATAAGAAGGTCACTGATCTGGAGGTGATCTACACCAACGAGCTGGACTGTGGTTCCTTTATCTCCGATACCCTGTTGGCGGACACCACCACCAATCAGCTGGAGGCGTTGGTCGAGATCTACCGCATGATGCGCCCCGGCGAACCGCCCACCAAAGAGGCCGCGGAAGCGCTGTTCAGCAACCTCTTCTTCAGCTCCGATCGCTATGACCTGTCGGGCGTTGGTCGCATGAAGTTCAACCGTCGTATCGGTCGTGACTCCGATACCGGATCTGGTGTGCTGGATAACGATGATATCATCGCGGTCCTCAAGACCCTGGTGGATATCCGTAACGGTAAGGGCATCGTTGACGACATCGACCACTTGGGTAACCGTCGCATCCGTTCCGTAGGCGAGATGGCTGAAAATCAGTTCCGCGTTGGCCTGGTACGTGTTGAGCGTGCCGTCAAAGAGCGCCTGAGCATGGCCGAGTCTGAAGGCCTGATGCCCCAGGACCTGATCAACGCCAAGCCTGTCGCAGCGGCGATCAAGGAGTTCTTCGGCTCCAGCCAGTTGTCCCAGTTTATGGACCAGAACAACCCGCTCTCCGAGATCACCCACAAGCGTCGTGTATCGGCCTTGGGCCCGGGTGGCTTGACCCGTGAGCGTGCCGGCTTTGAGGTGCGTGACGTACACCCGACCCACTACGGTCGCGTCTGCCCCATTGAAACCCCTGAAGGTCCGAACATCGGTCTGATCAACTCGTTGGCCAGCTATGCGCGCACCAACGAGTACGGCTTCCTCGAGAGTCCCTACCGTAAAGTAGTGGATGGCCTGGTGACCGACGAGATCCACTACCTGTCTGCTATCGAAGAGGCTGCTTTCGTGATTGCCCAGGCCAACGCGGTACTGGACGAGAAGGGTCAGCTGACCGACGAGATGGTTAGCGTTCGTCACCTGAACGAATTTACCTTCATGACCCCTGATCGGGTTAACTACATGGACGTATCACCGCGTCAGGTGGTTTCCGTAGCGGCATCCCTGATTCCCTTCCTTGAGCACGACGATGCTAACCGTGCCCTGATGGGATCCAACATGCAGCGTCAGGCGGTGCCGACCCTGCGCTCTCAGAAGCCGCTGGTGGGTACCGGTGTTGAGCGTGCGGTGGCTACCGACTCGGGCGTCTGTGTGGTCGCCAAGAGCGGTGGTGTGGTCGAGTTTGTTGACGCCAGCCGTATCGTGGTCCGTGTGGATGCTTCCGAAATCAAGGCGGGTGAGGCTGGTGTGGATATCTACAACCTCATCAAGTACACCCGTTCCAACCAGAACACCTGCATCAACCAGCGTCCGCTGGTGAAAGCCGGTGACCAGGTTGCCCGTGGCGATGTGCTGGCCGATGGTCCCTCCGTTGACCTGGGCGAATTGGCGCTGGGCCAGAACATGCGCATCGCGTTCATGACCTGGAACGGTTTCAACTTCGAGGATTCCATCCTGGTCTCCGAGCGCGTCGTCCAGGAGGATCGTTTCACCACGATCCACATCCAGGAGCTGACCTGTGTTGCCCGTGAAACCAAGCTGGGCTCCGAAGAGATCACTGCGGATATCCCCAACGTCGGTGAGCATGCGCTGAACAAACTGGACGAGTCTGGCATTGTTTACGTAGGTGCCGAGGTTGAGGCTGGCGATATCCTGGTAGGTAAGGTTACCCCTAAGGGTGAAACCCAGCTGACCCCGGAAGAGAAGCTGCTGCGCGCCATCTTTGGTGAGAAGGCCTCCGATGTTAAGGATACCTCCCTGCGTGTACCGACCTCGGTCAAGGGTACCGTTATCGATGTGCAGGTATTTACCCGTGACGGCGTCGACAAGGACCAGCGTGCGCTCTCCATCGAGAAGTCCCAGCTGGACGAGATCCGTAAGGACCTGAATGACGAATACCGTATCGTCGAGCAGGCAACCTACGAGCGTCTGCAGGAGGCCCTGGTTGGCCAGAAGGTCAATGGTGGTCCTGCTCTGAAAAAGGGTGACACCCTGACCGCTGACTACCTTGAGGGTCTTGAGCGTGGCCAGTGGTTCAAGCTGCGTATGGCAGACGAGGCGCTTAACGAAGTTCTGGAGCTGGCAGAGAACCAGTTGAAAGAGCGTCGTGCCAAGCTGGACGACCGTTTCGAGGACAAAAAGAAGAAGCTGCAGACCGGCGATGACCTGGCCCCTGGCGTACAGAAGATCGTCAAGGTGTACCTTGCCATCAAGCGTCGTATCCAGCCCGGTGACAAGATGGCCGGTCGCCACGGTAACAAGGGTGTTATCTCCGTCATCATGCCCGTCGAGGATATGCCTCACGACGAGAATGGCGAGCCGGTTGATATCGTTCTGAACCCGCTGGGTGTACCTTCGCGTATGAACGTGGGCCAGATTCTCGAAACTCACCTGGGTATGGCTGCAAAGGGTCTGGGTCGCAAGATCGACGAAATGATCCAGACGCAGAAAAGCGTGGCCGAGATCCGTAAGTTCCTCGACCAGATCTATAATGGCGTAGGTGGCCGTAACGAGAAGCTCGAAGAGCTGACCGACGCTGAGATCCTGGACCTGGCACGCAACCTGTGCGACGGCGTACCCATGGCAACTCCCGTGTTTGATGGCGCTCGTGAGAGTGAGATCAAGGAGCTGCTGAGCCTAGCGGGTATTCCGGACTCCGGGCAGATGACGCTGTTTGATGGTCGTACCGGTGATCAATTTGATCGACCTGTTACCGTCGGCTACATGTACATGCTGAAGCTGAA from the Aestuariirhabdus litorea genome contains:
- the secE gene encoding preprotein translocase subunit SecE, producing MAAKLETENVSRFDGLKWLVVVAIVGLGAYGNQHYAEESLLYRVLALLVMAALAMFVAVQTAKGRAAFTLLKESRTEVRRVVWPTRQETTQTTLIVVAAVLVVGLLLWGLDSLLSWVINLLIG
- the nusG gene encoding transcription termination/antitermination protein NusG, producing the protein MAQRWYVVHAYSGYEKQVMRSIKERIERHEMQDQFGEVLVPVEEVVEMRAGQKRKSERKFFPGYVLVQMEMNDDTWHLIKDTPRVMGFIGGTADKPAPITEKEANAILRRVEDGIEKPKPKTLFEPGEMVRVIDGPFADFNGVVEQVNYEKSRLHVAVLIFGRSTPVELEFGQVEKS
- the rplK gene encoding 50S ribosomal protein L11, with product MAKKIQAYIKLQVAAGQANPSPPVGPALGQHGVNIMEFCKAFNAKTQGVEPGLPTPVVITVYADRSFTFETKTPPAAVLLLKAAKVKKGSGRPNTEKVGTVTREQLEEIAKTKEPDLTAADMDAAVRTIAGTARSMGLNVEGV
- the rplA gene encoding 50S ribosomal protein L1 — protein: MAKLTKRAKAIREKVDATKQYPLADAVALLTELSAVKFTESVDVSVNLGVDPRKSDQVVRGATVLPAGTGKDVRVAVFTQGANAEAAKEAGADIVGMDDLAEQVKAGNLDFDVVIASPDAMRVVGMLGQILGPRGLMPNPKVGTVTPDVATAVRNAKAGQVRYRTDKNGIIHAGVGKIGFAADAIKQNLDALLIDLKKAKPASAKGVYVKKITLSTTMGPGLVIDQSSLDF
- the rplJ gene encoding 50S ribosomal protein L10, with protein sequence MALGLEDKKAIVAEVQEAAQSALSAVVADSRGVTVTDMTALRAQARENGIWLKVVRNTLARRAVEGTAFECLTETFVGPTLIAFSKEHPGAAARVLSDFAKENKAFEVKAAAFEGELADVAVLAKLPTYEEAIARLMSVMKEAAAGKLVRTIAAIRDQKAEQAA
- the rplL gene encoding 50S ribosomal protein L7/L12, translated to MALTKEDIINAVAEMSVKDVVELIEAMEEKFGVSAAAAVAVASADAGGAAAEEQTEFDVVLTSAGDKKVNVIKAVRAITGLGLKEAKAMVDGAPSTVKEGASKDDAEDAKKQLEEAGAQVEIK
- the rpoB gene encoding DNA-directed RNA polymerase subunit beta, with the protein product MAYSYTEKKRIRKDFSKLPHVMDVPYLLAIQLDSYRNFLQTGASQEEMAERGLHAAFKTVFPIVSYSGSAALEYVGYRLGEPVFDVKECQLRGVTFSAPLRVKVRLIIYDKESSNKAIKDIKEQEVYMGEIPLMTENGTFVINGTERVIVSQLHRSPGVFFSHDGGKTHSSGKLLYNARVIPYRGSWLDFEFDPKDLVFARIDRRRKLPATVLLRALGLSSEEILQIFFETTQFVLSESGVSMELVPERLRGEAASFDIKDKSGKVVVEQGRRITARHIAQLAKSKIARLDSPMEYLLGKRLARTLVDKASGEILFECNTEITLEVIETLRDKKVTDLEVIYTNELDCGSFISDTLLADTTTNQLEALVEIYRMMRPGEPPTKEAAEALFSNLFFSSDRYDLSGVGRMKFNRRIGRDSDTGSGVLDNDDIIAVLKTLVDIRNGKGIVDDIDHLGNRRIRSVGEMAENQFRVGLVRVERAVKERLSMAESEGLMPQDLINAKPVAAAIKEFFGSSQLSQFMDQNNPLSEITHKRRVSALGPGGLTRERAGFEVRDVHPTHYGRVCPIETPEGPNIGLINSLASYARTNEYGFLESPYRKVVDGLVTDEIHYLSAIEEAAFVIAQANAVLDEKGQLTDEMVSVRHLNEFTFMTPDRVNYMDVSPRQVVSVAASLIPFLEHDDANRALMGSNMQRQAVPTLRSQKPLVGTGVERAVATDSGVCVVAKSGGVVEFVDASRIVVRVDASEIKAGEAGVDIYNLIKYTRSNQNTCINQRPLVKAGDQVARGDVLADGPSVDLGELALGQNMRIAFMTWNGFNFEDSILVSERVVQEDRFTTIHIQELTCVARETKLGSEEITADIPNVGEHALNKLDESGIVYVGAEVEAGDILVGKVTPKGETQLTPEEKLLRAIFGEKASDVKDTSLRVPTSVKGTVIDVQVFTRDGVDKDQRALSIEKSQLDEIRKDLNDEYRIVEQATYERLQEALVGQKVNGGPALKKGDTLTADYLEGLERGQWFKLRMADEALNEVLELAENQLKERRAKLDDRFEDKKKKLQTGDDLAPGVQKIVKVYLAIKRRIQPGDKMAGRHGNKGVISVIMPVEDMPHDENGEPVDIVLNPLGVPSRMNVGQILETHLGMAAKGLGRKIDEMIQTQKSVAEIRKFLDQIYNGVGGRNEKLEELTDAEILDLARNLCDGVPMATPVFDGARESEIKELLSLAGIPDSGQMTLFDGRTGDQFDRPVTVGYMYMLKLNHLVDDKMHARSTGSYSLVTQQPLGGKAQFGGQRFGEMEVWALESYGAAYTLQEMLTVKSDDVNGRTKMYKNIVDGDHRMEPGMPESFNVLVKEIRSLGIDIELETE